The following coding sequences are from one Lasioglossum baleicum chromosome 18, iyLasBale1, whole genome shotgun sequence window:
- the Ack-like gene encoding activated Cdc42 kinase-like isoform X1, with the protein MDTQGGMSRNTGPGLYEFLMEAELQQYYPGIRGDLKVQTTAQLKYVTEEDLNAIGMSKPEMRRLKKYFQKHFPQNYLSKFKKMLLPKREEQTSGALTMLPEERQDRPPIRVPNKHMIPADAIIVNKELGTGEFGVVQQGVWTNDGERIQVAIKCLSRERMQNNPIEFLKEAAIMHAIDHEHIVRLYGVVLDTNSLMLVTELAPLRSLLECLKEPSLRPSFPVLSLCDFAVQIADGMQYLEAKRLIHRDLAARNILVFSKNKVKISDFGLSRALGVGKDYYQTNFNVNLKLPIAWCAPECISYLKFTSASDVWAYGVTLWEMFSYGFQPWAALTGHQILEAIDEPNFQRLEQPECCPKEYFSLMQQCWQHEPTKRPKFSELINLLPDLKPEQVQAVQDSTESGQLVYRQGDVITVLDKGSSNTLWKGVLNNGKTGFFNPAHTIAYLGSNLPSNKPGEFTRGDGKNAFSSQRRKIRTDMISSPQGDLKHTGHVGLDGAYFGDIGFLGGKNPHLPRQVVSPYKPQEDITDNSSQIVNQDARNVEDNRQLMRDNRNMQQDIQNKHESLWSDTSSEMCHLGSIPNSSKQSISTNMTNSTDVLGADHEYHEISDEENQDSPLRFDKTLNFDFGPSLLAEMDQMFRSLGSSPPPPPPVHPLSTEHESSNARNELREIQAKQCNKKKQATVSPINVKPISAADQKTLYSAIAMAQELTARSMTDLEHPPESPRTPASPSRRRKFSFKLPHQHSPKPDRRHFSEEAASIPDIQWLCSSLQSLSSTVSSIESLGAPSTLKLPLWDKASAEFCFAKSRELLTKPSAWTSYMDIELDAHILDNAALKQNLVKSTEFLENGNKRSNFCENATDTEGKLNVFPQNGKVASGVENSNFDFPRDSKRVSTSYVERYFEQPKYFEDDGSLSCTSEKVPYFGDERLDKYDKINNLEQPGRSACYSNIQEQGVVSNKPVQQMQSKFSNCDQPVKDNVTNFDSKYDETTSFDLVKDTPSNFIDFSRSKPVKFESTKVGNLDIGTRPKISSSFSDSSKMNIPEFPKKIEIPKVRGGKVPYVPRSTNQDTKSVIYGSTDSIKTNLKSGGGLDSPRGNMEAVRINIQSFRKIEQNQNGHDGFPFVISNNPLFIAESEKKESPLYSSSESLRVNFQRLRRKSDAEANNQVELSSKLLAEKYQREVSGLESVKNYLDSKKGQGLNLGLGKLTQNMIQLGKNIAQNTRNIETTPSKSLVTNIRNLDHSGQSQTPLRSLNIPIQKPKHLDLNIPLQCQSQSNSKMNVTQKVNPPSSPTIHQQILEPPKLYQNDNSRKEVPKTDVLLEKLSTPVNIYRQRTSSLSENRKPPLKNIRRSFHPTNDSSEDSDSISHSETDIRSRLRYKRRHKKLPHNLRLNFKNKSHFLHPETARGFSSIELCGKSPPPSTSFLNSLSPPFFSGNNLLSWPESAPSSSLTFTSNSDLDSDTSSEYPEFTNDILTFPPSPAP; encoded by the exons ATGG ACACACAAGGAGGAATGTCCCGCAACACTGGACCTGGCTTGTACGAGTTCCTTATGGAAGCAGAGTTGCAACAGTATTATCCTGGAATTCGAG GGGACTTGAAAGTACAAACAACTGCTCAACTAAAATATGTAACGGAAGAAGACTTAAACGCCATTGGAATGAGTAAACCAGAGATGCGTCGTTTAAAGAAATACTTTCAGAAACACTTCCCCCAAAATTACCTCTCCAAATTCAAAAAGATGCTCCTGCCAAAACGCGAGGAACAAACTTCAGGCGCTCTGACCATGTTGCCGGAGGAGAGGCAGGATAGACCGCCGATTCGTGTTCCTAACAAGCATATGATACCAGCCGATGCGATTATTGTAAATAAAGAACTGGGAACAGGAGAGTTCGGAGTCGTGCAGCAAGGTGTTTGGACAAACGATGGGGAAAGGATACAAGTAGCAATTAAATGTTTGTCGCGAGAGAGAATGCAGAATAATCCTatagaatttttaaaagaaGCAGCCATAATGCATGCAATCGATCACGAACATATTGTGAGATTGTACGGCGTAGTTTTGGATACAAATTCGCTGATGCTTGTGACTGAACTGGCACCTTTGAGATCGTTGCTGGAATGTTTGAAGGAGCCAAGCTTACGTCCTAGTTTTCCAGTTCTGTCTCTTTGCGACTTCGCAGTGCAGATTGCGGATGGTATGCAATATCTAGAAGCTAAAAGATTGATACATCGTGATCTTGCTGCTAGGAACATCTTGGTATTTTCCAAGAACAAAGTAAAAATATCTGATTTCGGATTGTCCCGTGCTCTGGGAGTTGGAAAAGACTATTACCAAACGAACTTCAATGTAAATTTAAAACTACCGATAGCCTGGTGTGCTCCGGAATGCATATCTTACTTAAAATTCACTTCTGCGAGCGACGTGTGGGCCTACGGAGTGACTTTGTGGGAAATGTTCAGCTATGGTTTTCAACCGTGGGCAGCGTTGACGGGCCATCAGATCTTGGAAGCAATAGACGAACCAAACTTTCAAAGACTTGAGCAGCCAGAGTGTTGTCCGAAAGAATATTTTTCACTGATGCAACAGTGTTGGCAGCACGAACCGACCAAGCGTCCCAAGTTCTCAGAATTAATTAATCTATTGCCTGATCTGAAGCCAGAACAAGTTCAGGCAGTTCAAGATAGTACGGAGTCGGGTCAGCTCGTTTACAGACAAGGCGATGTTATCACTGTGTTAGATAAGGGAAGCAGCAACACGTTGTGGAAAGGCGTTCTAAATAATGGAAAAACCGGTTTCTTCAACCCTGCACACACAATAGCTTACCTCGGGTCTAATTTGCCGAGTAACAAACCTGGAGAGTTTACTCGTGGCGATGGCAAAAACGCGTTTTCGTCTCAACGAAGAAAGATTCGTACAGATATGATATCTTCTCCGCAAGGCGATCTTAAGCACACCGGTCATGTTGGACTTGACGGAGCTTACTTTGGCGATATCGGCTTCCTTGGTGGTAAAAATCCTCATTTACCTAGGCAGGTGGTATCCCCGTACAAACCCCAAGAAGACATCACGGATAATTCTAGTCAAATTGTTAACCAAGATGCGAGAAACGTAGAGGACAACAGACAGTTAATGAGGGATAACAGGAACATGCAGCAGGATATTCAAAACAAGCATG AGAGTTTATGGTCGGACACGAGCTCGGAGATGTGCCATTTGGGGTCAATACCTAATTCCAGTAAGCAGTCTATTTCTACGAATATGACTAACAGCACAGACGTTTTGGGGGCAGACCACGAATACCATGAGATCAGCGACGAGGAGAACCAAGACAGTCCTCTTCGGTTTGACAAAACATTGAATTTCGATTTTGGCCCCAGTCTGTTGGCTGAAATGGATCAAATGTTCAGATCATTAG GTTCCtctccaccaccaccacctccaGTTCATCCTCTATCTACCGAACATGAATCGAGTAATGCGAGGAATGAACTGAGAGAGATTCAAGCGAAGCAATGCAACAAGAAAAAACAAGCCACCGTGAGTCCAATaaat GTGAAGCCTATCTCAGCCGCCGATCAGAAAACTCTCTACTCAGCCATTGCTATGGCACAGGAATTGACAGCACGTTCCATGACAGATCTTGAACATCCACCGGAGTCTCCCCGAACACCCGCCAGTCCTTCAAGACGCAGAAAGTTCTCTTTTAAGTTGCCACATCAACACAGTCCCAAACCAGACAGACGACACTTTTCAGAAGAAGCAGCCAGTATACCTGACATACAG TGGTTGTGCTCAAGTTTGCAATCATTGTCGTCCACTGTCTCCAGCATAGAGTCGCTTGGCGCACCATCCACCCTAAAACTGCCTCTGTGGGACAAAGCGTCCGCTGAGTTTTGTTTCGCTAAGTCTCGTGAGCTTCTCACGAAACCCAGTGCTTGGACGTCGTACATGGACATAGAGCTTGACGCGCACATTCTCGACAACGCTGCTCTCAAGCAGAATCTGGTAAAGTCGACTGAGTTTCTCGAGAACGGTAATAAGAGAAGCAATTTCTGCGAGAATGCCACTGACACAGAGGGGAAATTGAACGTTTTCCCACAAAACGGAAAGGTAGCCTCGGGCGTAGAGAACTCCAACTTTGATTTCCCTCGTGATTCGAAGAGAGTGTCCACCAGCTACGTGGAGCGCTACTTCGAGCAACCTAAGTACTTCGAGGACGATGGTAGTCTGAGCTGTACCAGCGAGAAAGTGCCATACTTCGGCGATGAGAGGTTAGACAAGTATGACAAGATAAATAATTTGGAGCAACCGGGCAGGTCTGCCTGTTACTCGAACATTCAAGAGCAAGGTGTAGTATCGAACAAGCCTGTTCAACAGATGCAGAGCAAATTCAGCAACTGCGATCAGCCTGTCAAAGACAACGTGACGAATTTTGATTCAAAGTACGACGAAACAACCAGCTTCGATCTGGTGAAAGACACGCCTTCGAATTTCATCGACTTCTCTCGCTCTAAACCAGTCAAATTTGAGTCGACCAAGGTAGGTAATCTTGACATCGGAACGAGACCGAAGATTTCCAGCTCGTTCAGCGACTCGTCGAAGATGAATATACCAGAATTCCCGAAGAAAATCGAGATTCCAAAAGTAAGAGGTGGTAAAGTACCCTATGTCCCTCGAAGTACAAATCAGGACACCAAAAGTGTTATCTACGGCTCGACAGACAGCATAAAGACGAATTTGAAGAGTGGAGGGGGATTGGATAGTCCTAGGGGAAACATGGAGGCTGTGAGGATCAACATACAGAGTTTTCGCAAGATCGAGCAGAACCAGAATGGCCACGATGGCTTTCCTTTCGTTATTTCGAACAATCCACTGTTCATCGCGGAATCAGAGAAAAAGGAATCCCCTCTTTACAGTAGCTCGGAGAGTTTGAGAGTCAATTTTCAAAGACTCAGGAGAAAAAGCGACGCGGAGGCAAACAATCAGGTGGAGCTGAGTAGCAAACTACTAGCTGAGAAGTACCAGCGTGAAGTGTCCGGTCTGGAAAGCGTAAAAAATTATCTGGACTCTAAGAAGGGTCAAGGACTGAACCTGGGATTAGGTAAATTAACACAGAACATGATTCAGCTGGGCAAGAACATCGCTCAAAATACTAGGAACATAGAAACCACCCCTTCCAAGTCGTTGGTAACCAATATTAGGAACTTGGACCACTCTGGACAAAGTCAGACGCCGCTTAGGAGCTTGAACATCCCTATCCAGAAGCCTAAACATTTAGATTTAAACATTCCATTGCAGTGTCAGTCCCAGAGCAACTCGAAGATGAACGTGACGCAAAAAGTAAACCCTCCGTCGAGTCCTACTATACATCAGCAAATTTTGGAGCCACCGAAATTGTATCAGAACGACAACTCGAGGAAAGAGGTACCCAAGACTGACGTTCTATTAGAGAAACTGTCAACGCCGGTCAATATATACAGGCAGAGAACGTCATCTCTTTCCGAGAATAGAAAGCCACCCCTTAAGAACATAAGAAGGTCGTTTCATCCAACGAACGACTCCAGCGAAGACTCAGATTCGATATCGCATTCGGAAACGGACATAAGAAGTCGTTTGCGTTACAAACGACGCCACAAGAAGCTCCCACACAATCTACGGTTGAATTTCAAGAACAAAAGTCACTTTCTGCATCCGGAAACAGCCAGGGGATTTTCGTCGATCGAACTTTGTGGAAAATCGCCTCCGCCGTCGACCAGTTTCTTGAACTCACTCTCACCGCCTTTCTTCTCCGGAAACAATCTGCTTTCTTGGCCGGAAAGTGCTCCAAGTTCTAGTTTAACGTTCACCAGCAACTCTGACCTTGATTCCGATACCAGTTCAGAATATCCAGAGTTCACAAACGACATACTGACTTTCCCACCCTCCCCTGCTCCATAG
- the Ack-like gene encoding activated Cdc42 kinase-like isoform X2, translated as MDTQGGMSRNTGPGLYEFLMEAELQQYYPGIRGDLKVQTTAQLKYVTEEDLNAIGMSKPEMRRLKKYFQKHFPQNYLSKFKKMLLPKREEQTSGALTMLPEERQDRPPIRVPNKHMIPADAIIVNKELGTGEFGVVQQGVWTNDGERIQVAIKCLSRERMQNNPIEFLKEAAIMHAIDHEHIVRLYGVVLDTNSLMLVTELAPLRSLLECLKEPSLRPSFPVLSLCDFAVQIADGMQYLEAKRLIHRDLAARNILVFSKNKVKISDFGLSRALGVGKDYYQTNFNVNLKLPIAWCAPECISYLKFTSASDVWAYGVTLWEMFSYGFQPWAALTGHQILEAIDEPNFQRLEQPECCPKEYFSLMQQCWQHEPTKRPKFSELINLLPDLKPEQVQAVQDSTESGQLVYRQGDVITVLDKGSSNTLWKGVLNNGKTGFFNPAHTIAYLGSNLPSNKPGEFTRGDGKNAFSSQRRKIRTDMISSPQGDLKHTGHVGLDGAYFGDIGFLGGKNPHLPRQVVSPYKPQEDITDNSSQIVNQDARNVEDNRQLMRDNRNMQQDIQNKHESLWSDTSSEMCHLGSIPNSSKQSISTNMTNSTDVLGADHEYHEISDEENQDSPLRFDKTLNFDFGPSLLAEMDQMFRSLGSSPPPPPPVHPLSTEHESSNARNELREIQAKQCNKKKQATVKPISAADQKTLYSAIAMAQELTARSMTDLEHPPESPRTPASPSRRRKFSFKLPHQHSPKPDRRHFSEEAASIPDIQWLCSSLQSLSSTVSSIESLGAPSTLKLPLWDKASAEFCFAKSRELLTKPSAWTSYMDIELDAHILDNAALKQNLVKSTEFLENGNKRSNFCENATDTEGKLNVFPQNGKVASGVENSNFDFPRDSKRVSTSYVERYFEQPKYFEDDGSLSCTSEKVPYFGDERLDKYDKINNLEQPGRSACYSNIQEQGVVSNKPVQQMQSKFSNCDQPVKDNVTNFDSKYDETTSFDLVKDTPSNFIDFSRSKPVKFESTKVGNLDIGTRPKISSSFSDSSKMNIPEFPKKIEIPKVRGGKVPYVPRSTNQDTKSVIYGSTDSIKTNLKSGGGLDSPRGNMEAVRINIQSFRKIEQNQNGHDGFPFVISNNPLFIAESEKKESPLYSSSESLRVNFQRLRRKSDAEANNQVELSSKLLAEKYQREVSGLESVKNYLDSKKGQGLNLGLGKLTQNMIQLGKNIAQNTRNIETTPSKSLVTNIRNLDHSGQSQTPLRSLNIPIQKPKHLDLNIPLQCQSQSNSKMNVTQKVNPPSSPTIHQQILEPPKLYQNDNSRKEVPKTDVLLEKLSTPVNIYRQRTSSLSENRKPPLKNIRRSFHPTNDSSEDSDSISHSETDIRSRLRYKRRHKKLPHNLRLNFKNKSHFLHPETARGFSSIELCGKSPPPSTSFLNSLSPPFFSGNNLLSWPESAPSSSLTFTSNSDLDSDTSSEYPEFTNDILTFPPSPAP; from the exons ATGG ACACACAAGGAGGAATGTCCCGCAACACTGGACCTGGCTTGTACGAGTTCCTTATGGAAGCAGAGTTGCAACAGTATTATCCTGGAATTCGAG GGGACTTGAAAGTACAAACAACTGCTCAACTAAAATATGTAACGGAAGAAGACTTAAACGCCATTGGAATGAGTAAACCAGAGATGCGTCGTTTAAAGAAATACTTTCAGAAACACTTCCCCCAAAATTACCTCTCCAAATTCAAAAAGATGCTCCTGCCAAAACGCGAGGAACAAACTTCAGGCGCTCTGACCATGTTGCCGGAGGAGAGGCAGGATAGACCGCCGATTCGTGTTCCTAACAAGCATATGATACCAGCCGATGCGATTATTGTAAATAAAGAACTGGGAACAGGAGAGTTCGGAGTCGTGCAGCAAGGTGTTTGGACAAACGATGGGGAAAGGATACAAGTAGCAATTAAATGTTTGTCGCGAGAGAGAATGCAGAATAATCCTatagaatttttaaaagaaGCAGCCATAATGCATGCAATCGATCACGAACATATTGTGAGATTGTACGGCGTAGTTTTGGATACAAATTCGCTGATGCTTGTGACTGAACTGGCACCTTTGAGATCGTTGCTGGAATGTTTGAAGGAGCCAAGCTTACGTCCTAGTTTTCCAGTTCTGTCTCTTTGCGACTTCGCAGTGCAGATTGCGGATGGTATGCAATATCTAGAAGCTAAAAGATTGATACATCGTGATCTTGCTGCTAGGAACATCTTGGTATTTTCCAAGAACAAAGTAAAAATATCTGATTTCGGATTGTCCCGTGCTCTGGGAGTTGGAAAAGACTATTACCAAACGAACTTCAATGTAAATTTAAAACTACCGATAGCCTGGTGTGCTCCGGAATGCATATCTTACTTAAAATTCACTTCTGCGAGCGACGTGTGGGCCTACGGAGTGACTTTGTGGGAAATGTTCAGCTATGGTTTTCAACCGTGGGCAGCGTTGACGGGCCATCAGATCTTGGAAGCAATAGACGAACCAAACTTTCAAAGACTTGAGCAGCCAGAGTGTTGTCCGAAAGAATATTTTTCACTGATGCAACAGTGTTGGCAGCACGAACCGACCAAGCGTCCCAAGTTCTCAGAATTAATTAATCTATTGCCTGATCTGAAGCCAGAACAAGTTCAGGCAGTTCAAGATAGTACGGAGTCGGGTCAGCTCGTTTACAGACAAGGCGATGTTATCACTGTGTTAGATAAGGGAAGCAGCAACACGTTGTGGAAAGGCGTTCTAAATAATGGAAAAACCGGTTTCTTCAACCCTGCACACACAATAGCTTACCTCGGGTCTAATTTGCCGAGTAACAAACCTGGAGAGTTTACTCGTGGCGATGGCAAAAACGCGTTTTCGTCTCAACGAAGAAAGATTCGTACAGATATGATATCTTCTCCGCAAGGCGATCTTAAGCACACCGGTCATGTTGGACTTGACGGAGCTTACTTTGGCGATATCGGCTTCCTTGGTGGTAAAAATCCTCATTTACCTAGGCAGGTGGTATCCCCGTACAAACCCCAAGAAGACATCACGGATAATTCTAGTCAAATTGTTAACCAAGATGCGAGAAACGTAGAGGACAACAGACAGTTAATGAGGGATAACAGGAACATGCAGCAGGATATTCAAAACAAGCATG AGAGTTTATGGTCGGACACGAGCTCGGAGATGTGCCATTTGGGGTCAATACCTAATTCCAGTAAGCAGTCTATTTCTACGAATATGACTAACAGCACAGACGTTTTGGGGGCAGACCACGAATACCATGAGATCAGCGACGAGGAGAACCAAGACAGTCCTCTTCGGTTTGACAAAACATTGAATTTCGATTTTGGCCCCAGTCTGTTGGCTGAAATGGATCAAATGTTCAGATCATTAG GTTCCtctccaccaccaccacctccaGTTCATCCTCTATCTACCGAACATGAATCGAGTAATGCGAGGAATGAACTGAGAGAGATTCAAGCGAAGCAATGCAACAAGAAAAAACAAGCCACC GTGAAGCCTATCTCAGCCGCCGATCAGAAAACTCTCTACTCAGCCATTGCTATGGCACAGGAATTGACAGCACGTTCCATGACAGATCTTGAACATCCACCGGAGTCTCCCCGAACACCCGCCAGTCCTTCAAGACGCAGAAAGTTCTCTTTTAAGTTGCCACATCAACACAGTCCCAAACCAGACAGACGACACTTTTCAGAAGAAGCAGCCAGTATACCTGACATACAG TGGTTGTGCTCAAGTTTGCAATCATTGTCGTCCACTGTCTCCAGCATAGAGTCGCTTGGCGCACCATCCACCCTAAAACTGCCTCTGTGGGACAAAGCGTCCGCTGAGTTTTGTTTCGCTAAGTCTCGTGAGCTTCTCACGAAACCCAGTGCTTGGACGTCGTACATGGACATAGAGCTTGACGCGCACATTCTCGACAACGCTGCTCTCAAGCAGAATCTGGTAAAGTCGACTGAGTTTCTCGAGAACGGTAATAAGAGAAGCAATTTCTGCGAGAATGCCACTGACACAGAGGGGAAATTGAACGTTTTCCCACAAAACGGAAAGGTAGCCTCGGGCGTAGAGAACTCCAACTTTGATTTCCCTCGTGATTCGAAGAGAGTGTCCACCAGCTACGTGGAGCGCTACTTCGAGCAACCTAAGTACTTCGAGGACGATGGTAGTCTGAGCTGTACCAGCGAGAAAGTGCCATACTTCGGCGATGAGAGGTTAGACAAGTATGACAAGATAAATAATTTGGAGCAACCGGGCAGGTCTGCCTGTTACTCGAACATTCAAGAGCAAGGTGTAGTATCGAACAAGCCTGTTCAACAGATGCAGAGCAAATTCAGCAACTGCGATCAGCCTGTCAAAGACAACGTGACGAATTTTGATTCAAAGTACGACGAAACAACCAGCTTCGATCTGGTGAAAGACACGCCTTCGAATTTCATCGACTTCTCTCGCTCTAAACCAGTCAAATTTGAGTCGACCAAGGTAGGTAATCTTGACATCGGAACGAGACCGAAGATTTCCAGCTCGTTCAGCGACTCGTCGAAGATGAATATACCAGAATTCCCGAAGAAAATCGAGATTCCAAAAGTAAGAGGTGGTAAAGTACCCTATGTCCCTCGAAGTACAAATCAGGACACCAAAAGTGTTATCTACGGCTCGACAGACAGCATAAAGACGAATTTGAAGAGTGGAGGGGGATTGGATAGTCCTAGGGGAAACATGGAGGCTGTGAGGATCAACATACAGAGTTTTCGCAAGATCGAGCAGAACCAGAATGGCCACGATGGCTTTCCTTTCGTTATTTCGAACAATCCACTGTTCATCGCGGAATCAGAGAAAAAGGAATCCCCTCTTTACAGTAGCTCGGAGAGTTTGAGAGTCAATTTTCAAAGACTCAGGAGAAAAAGCGACGCGGAGGCAAACAATCAGGTGGAGCTGAGTAGCAAACTACTAGCTGAGAAGTACCAGCGTGAAGTGTCCGGTCTGGAAAGCGTAAAAAATTATCTGGACTCTAAGAAGGGTCAAGGACTGAACCTGGGATTAGGTAAATTAACACAGAACATGATTCAGCTGGGCAAGAACATCGCTCAAAATACTAGGAACATAGAAACCACCCCTTCCAAGTCGTTGGTAACCAATATTAGGAACTTGGACCACTCTGGACAAAGTCAGACGCCGCTTAGGAGCTTGAACATCCCTATCCAGAAGCCTAAACATTTAGATTTAAACATTCCATTGCAGTGTCAGTCCCAGAGCAACTCGAAGATGAACGTGACGCAAAAAGTAAACCCTCCGTCGAGTCCTACTATACATCAGCAAATTTTGGAGCCACCGAAATTGTATCAGAACGACAACTCGAGGAAAGAGGTACCCAAGACTGACGTTCTATTAGAGAAACTGTCAACGCCGGTCAATATATACAGGCAGAGAACGTCATCTCTTTCCGAGAATAGAAAGCCACCCCTTAAGAACATAAGAAGGTCGTTTCATCCAACGAACGACTCCAGCGAAGACTCAGATTCGATATCGCATTCGGAAACGGACATAAGAAGTCGTTTGCGTTACAAACGACGCCACAAGAAGCTCCCACACAATCTACGGTTGAATTTCAAGAACAAAAGTCACTTTCTGCATCCGGAAACAGCCAGGGGATTTTCGTCGATCGAACTTTGTGGAAAATCGCCTCCGCCGTCGACCAGTTTCTTGAACTCACTCTCACCGCCTTTCTTCTCCGGAAACAATCTGCTTTCTTGGCCGGAAAGTGCTCCAAGTTCTAGTTTAACGTTCACCAGCAACTCTGACCTTGATTCCGATACCAGTTCAGAATATCCAGAGTTCACAAACGACATACTGACTTTCCCACCCTCCCCTGCTCCATAG